The Panicum virgatum strain AP13 chromosome 5K, P.virgatum_v5, whole genome shotgun sequence genome has a window encoding:
- the LOC120707936 gene encoding GTP-binding protein At2g22870-like isoform X2 produces the protein MLLHHRLLPRLLLLPSTHTHTSTSTLLRPSRLPRRLSLSPRFSALSHLAAPETVDQSDNEGAPHEDVQVKLPLDRLFVPPGATVDAGNQEAVSARVLKGSNIVLGPYARGDAQVVNADFVKSSVRPDDCPRDGLPEFALVGRSNVGKSSLLNSIVRRKRLALTSKKPGKTQCINHFIVNDSWYLVDLPGYGYASAPQEARTNWDEFTRNYFLSRETLVSVFLLIDASIPAKKIDLGYASWLGQNKNKLQHCSRLYAATINPFLEALVRRHVSVLYQGKEKLLLTY, from the exons atgctcctccaccaccgcctcctccctcgcctACTACTCCTTCCCTCCACCCACACCCACACCTCCACCTCTACCCTCCTTCGCCCCTCGCGTTTGCCGCGCCGCCTCTCCCTCTCGCCCCGCTTCTCCGCGCTCTCCCACCTAGCGGCCCCCGAGACCGTCGACCAATCAGACAACGAGGGGGCGCCCCACGAGGATGTGCAGGTTAAGCTTCCGCTCGATCGCCTCTTCGTGCCGCCCGGGGCGACAGTGGATGCGGGAAACCAGGAGGCCGTGAGCGCGCGGGTCCTCAAGGGATCCAACATCGTGCTAGGTCCGTACGCGCGCGGCGACGCGCAGGTGGTCAACGCGGATTTCGTGAAGAGCAGCGTGCGTCCCGATGACTGCCCCCGGGACGGGCTTCCGGAGTTCGCGCTCGTTGGCCGGTCCAACGTTGGCAAATCGTCGCTGCTCAACTCGATCGTCCGCCGCAAGCGCCTCGCGCTCACCTCCAAGAAGCCTG GGAAGACCCAATGTATCAATCATTTCATAGTAAATGACAGCTGGTATCTTGTTGACTTGCCTGGTTATGG ATATGCTTCTGCACCACAGGAAGCTCGTACTAATTGGGATGAATTTACTCGAAATTATTTTCTCAGTAGGGAGACTTTGGTATCTGTTTTTCTCCTTATAGATGCAAGTATACCTGCCAAGAAGATTGATCTTGGCTATGCTAGTTGGCTTGGTCAGAACAAG AACAAACTACAACACTGTAGTAGGCTTTATGCAGCAACAATCAATCCTTTTCTTGAGGCGTTGGTCAGAAGGCATGTTTCTGTTCTGtaccaaggaaaagaaaaattgttACTGACTTATTAG
- the LOC120707936 gene encoding GTP-binding protein At2g22870-like isoform X1, with the protein MLLHHRLLPRLLLLPSTHTHTSTSTLLRPSRLPRRLSLSPRFSALSHLAAPETVDQSDNEGAPHEDVQVKLPLDRLFVPPGATVDAGNQEAVSARVLKGSNIVLGPYARGDAQVVNADFVKSSVRPDDCPRDGLPEFALVGRSNVGKSSLLNSIVRRKRLALTSKKPGKTQCINHFIVNDSWYLVDLPGYGYASAPQEARTNWDEFTRNYFLSRETLVSVFLLIDASIPAKKIDLGYASWLGQNKVPMTLVFTKCDKRKKKKNGRRRPEENVETFQSMIREYFEAAPPWIMTSSVTNQGRDEILLHMSQLRNYWLKH; encoded by the exons atgctcctccaccaccgcctcctccctcgcctACTACTCCTTCCCTCCACCCACACCCACACCTCCACCTCTACCCTCCTTCGCCCCTCGCGTTTGCCGCGCCGCCTCTCCCTCTCGCCCCGCTTCTCCGCGCTCTCCCACCTAGCGGCCCCCGAGACCGTCGACCAATCAGACAACGAGGGGGCGCCCCACGAGGATGTGCAGGTTAAGCTTCCGCTCGATCGCCTCTTCGTGCCGCCCGGGGCGACAGTGGATGCGGGAAACCAGGAGGCCGTGAGCGCGCGGGTCCTCAAGGGATCCAACATCGTGCTAGGTCCGTACGCGCGCGGCGACGCGCAGGTGGTCAACGCGGATTTCGTGAAGAGCAGCGTGCGTCCCGATGACTGCCCCCGGGACGGGCTTCCGGAGTTCGCGCTCGTTGGCCGGTCCAACGTTGGCAAATCGTCGCTGCTCAACTCGATCGTCCGCCGCAAGCGCCTCGCGCTCACCTCCAAGAAGCCTG GGAAGACCCAATGTATCAATCATTTCATAGTAAATGACAGCTGGTATCTTGTTGACTTGCCTGGTTATGG ATATGCTTCTGCACCACAGGAAGCTCGTACTAATTGGGATGAATTTACTCGAAATTATTTTCTCAGTAGGGAGACTTTGGTATCTGTTTTTCTCCTTATAGATGCAAGTATACCTGCCAAGAAGATTGATCTTGGCTATGCTAGTTGGCTTGGTCAGAACAAG GTCCCCATGACACTGGTGTTCACAAAATGTGATAAacgcaagaagaagaaaaacggcAGGAGGAGACCGGAAGAAAACGTGGAAACCTTCCAGAGTATGATCCGTGAATACTTTGAGGCGGCACCTCCCTGGATCATGACGAGCAGTGTGACCAACCAGGGCCGCGATGAGATACTGCTGCACATGTCTCAGCTTAGGAATTATTGGCTCAAGCATTGA
- the LOC120707937 gene encoding transcription repressor OFP8-like, with product MHLREAMEEGSGAGGGTGRKKLKHRLAAILSLFSRRPGGGGGGRKRRENENEGEAKPPPVAFPSYSRIGGGGGGKNPGGGIVDRRLSLSVPRPAPLVNITIDCVGRRSVDAADPSILPLPPLDAADRKPERRAAGPHSEAGDWEGRKCPPSSPFVAHLPPLPPVARWKERAGSSSRRLSAHSSRRLVSSSSSDDEYDEDSRNLFSSRSFSSDSSDFYNCPRKSTRARASVSGPCRAPQAPARRGASQSCRYSFELPRGSTASAATDGGFAVVKRSADPYEDFRKSMQEMIAEWPAGGGEGEHSAERLLETYLVLNSPRHYPAILAAFADVREALFP from the coding sequence ATGCACCTTCGTGAGGCGATGGAGGAGGGctccggcgcgggcggcggcaccgGGCGCAAGAAGCTCAAGCACCGCCTCGCGGCGATCCTCTCGCTGTTCTCCcgccgcccaggcggcggcggtggcggcaggaAGCGCCGCGAGAATGAGAACGAGGGCGAAGcgaagccgccgccggtggcatTCCCGTCCTACTcccgcatcggcggcggcgggggcggcaagAATCCCGGGGGCGGGATCGTCGACCGCCGGCTGTCCCTCTCCGtgccgcgccccgcgccgctgGTCAACATCACCATCGACTGCGTGGGGCGGCGCTCCGTCGACGCGGCCGACCCGTCCATCCTCCCACTCCCGCCGCTCGACGCCGCGGACAGGAAGCCGGAGCGCCGGGCCGCGGGGCCCCACAGCGAGGCCGGCGACTGGGAGGGCCGCAAGTGCCCGCCGTCCTCGCCGTTCGTGGCGcacctgccgccgctgccgccggtggCGCGGTGGAAGGAGCGGGCCGGCAGCTCGTCGCGCCGGCTGTCGGCGCACTCGTCCCGCCGGCTCGTCAGCAGCTCGTCCTCCGACGACGAGTACGACGAGGACTCGAGGAACCTCTTCTCGTCGCGGAGCTTCTCCTCCGACTCGTCCGACTTCTACAACTGCCCGCGCAAGAGCACCAGGGCGCGCGCCTCCGTGTCGGGCCCGTGCCGCGCGCCCCAGGcccccgcgcggcgcggcgcgtccCAGAGCTGCCGGTACAGCTTCGAGCTGCCGCGGGGCTCGACCGCGTCGGCCGCGACGGACGGCGGGTTCGCGGTGGTGAAGCGTTCGGCCGACCCGTACGAGGACTTCCGCAAGTCGATGCAGGAGATGATCGCCGagtggccggcgggcggcggcgagggggagcaCAGCGCTGAGCGGCTGCTGGAGACGTACCTCGTGCTCAACTCGCCGCGCCACTACCCGGCGATCCTCGCGGCGTTCGCCGACGTGCGGGAGGCGCTCTTCCCGTGA